A single window of Pyrus communis chromosome 10, drPyrComm1.1, whole genome shotgun sequence DNA harbors:
- the LOC137748279 gene encoding uncharacterized protein: MLPRRLSAIFGGLGSNAKTVTSELLPTLKLQTDKEVYRPGDPIVITIEISNPSSNDGSAYSLLIERLWFEIKGIEKLDSQWFATQKPTAGSRQRRGEYVFMECSTPALVTNQIVSPGGTKSYVVRSLLAPVIPPSYKGATLRYMYYVRSTMSGQWLILENAHSRGESVKDFPEMEARVPVQVWVTQKTSGLGMEGLTDGIVPSVTIQMDMYWKEMDGDSDWVRVNETYDGVEEGYESSRDEISSVSSYNPMKEHLNRTFGSSLSLQSQRSSNKDNAYLEGERTSLSSNLAIPRLSMAEVLYDTGANLPLPPISSAIGSPSQQQNLTKRLSLDDEARPSSSPASGAVETLASEGFIRGRSYNIRLDDRVLLRFSPKNSDSNYYFCDMIGGTLTFFHEEGARRCLEVSITLETSETISQRFVHPSRRNSPTITKIQSDHYEVVADLVQTSFLFSIPMDGPMSFSTPHVSVQWELRFEFFTTPKNVDWTRYEHPLLIEGRDRSEWVLPITVHAPPAVGPTGHARNEKSLLGNLVGA, encoded by the exons ATGTTGCCGCGCAGGTTATCCGCCATTTTCGGAGGCCTCGGTTCGAACGCCAAGACAGTGACCAGCGAGCTCCTCCCGACTCTCAAGCTCCAAACCGACAAGGAAGTCTACAGGCCCGGCGATCCCATCGTCATCACCATCGAGATTTCGAACCCTAGCAGCAATGACGGTTCGGCTTACTCGCTCTTGATCGAGCGCCTATGGTTTGAGATTAAGGGGATTGAGAAGCTCGATTCTCAGTGGTTCGCCACGCAGAAACCGACGGCTGGATCCAGACAGAGGAGAG GTGAATATGTGTTCATGGAGTGCTCGACTCCCGCCCTGGTTACGAATCAGATTGTTTCACCCGGGGGTACGAAATCAT ATGTTGTGCGGTCGTTGCTGGCCCCCGTTATACCACCATCGTACAAAGGTGCTACCCTTCGATATATGTACTATGTTAGAAGTACAATGTCTGGACAATGGCTGATATTGGAGAATGCCCACTCTCGTGGAGAATCAGTGAAAGATTTTCCTGAAATG GAAGCTCGTGTTCCAGTACAAGTATGGGTCACTCAGAAAACCAGTGGATTGGGAATGGAAGGTCTTACTGATG GGATTGTACCTTCTGTAACCATCCAAATGGATATGTATTGGAAAGAGATGGATGGGGACTCTGATTGG GTGAGAGTAAATGAAACATATGATGGGGTTGAAGAAGGGTATGAAAGCTCAAGGGATGAGATCTCATCCGTTTCTTCGTACAATCCCATGAAAGAACATTTAAACAGAACATTCGGAAGTTCACTATCCTTGCAGTCCCAACGGTCTTCAAATAAGGATAACGCCTATCTTGAAGGAGAACGTACGAGTTTATCTTCAAATCTTGCAATCCCACGGCTCTCTATGGCTGAAGTCTTATATGATACTGGTGCTA ATCTTCCATTGCCCCCGATTTCATCTGCTATTGGCTCTCCAAGCCAGCAGCAGAATCTCACAAAGCGCCTTTCTTTGGATGATGAAGCAAGGCCATCTTCTTCACCAGCATCTGGAGCAGTTGAAACCTTAGCAT CAGAGGGCTTCATTCGAGGGAGGTCATACAATATCCGGCTGGATGACCGAGTTCTGCTTAGATTTTCCCCAAAAAATTCTGATTCCAATTATTACTTCTGTGATATG ATTGGTGGAACTCTTACTTTCTTTCATGAAGAAGGAGCTAGAAGATGCCTTGAG GTTTCTATAACATTGGAGACTTCAGAAACTATTAGCCAGCGCTTTGTGCATCCTTCTCGGAGGAATTCTCCCACAATTACAAAG aTCCAGAGTGATCATTATGAGGTTGTAGCGGACTTGGTGCAGACAAGTTTTCTTTTCTCCATTCCCATGGATGGGCCTATGTCTTTTTCCACTCCCCATGTTTCTGTACAATGGGAACttcgatttgaattttttaccaCTCCGAAGAATGTGGATTGGACCAG GTACGAGCATCCTCTTTTGATAGAGGGTAGAGACAGAAGTGAGTGGGTTCTGCCAATCACCGTGCATGCACCTCCGGCTGTGGGACCCACTGGTCACGCCCGAAATGAGAAGTCTCTCTTGGGAAACCTTGTGGGTGCATAA
- the LOC137748136 gene encoding very-long-chain aldehyde decarbonylase CER1-like, whose amino-acid sequence MLGFHLQYFIMAPWVIHSTLLFMVNGGKERDITYFLIFPLMLWRMIHNQIWITLSRYRTAKGNGRILDKGLEFDQVDRERNWDDQILFNGALMYLSNRLFSGAQNVPLWRTDGVVSTILLHAGPVEYLYYWFHRALHHHYLYSRYHSHHHSSIVTEPITSVIHPFAEHIVYSLLFSMPLLATVFMGTVSVISLVGYHTYIDFMNNMGHCNFELIPNCLFSLFPPLKYLMYTPSFHSLHHTQFRTNYSLFMPFYDYVYGTMDNSTDSLYETSLKREEESPDILHLTHLTTPESIYHLPLGFASLASIPHTSKWYLWLMWPVTLCYMVLTRICGRTFVVERQCFNKLRLQTWVIPKYTMQYYFRFQKGAINSLIEEAIVQAEKRGVKVISLGLLNQGEDLNRYGGLYVQRHPHLKIKVVDGSSLAVAVILNSIPKGTTQVVFRGNLTKVAYALAFALYQKGIQVATLHEDEYLKLTKSLSATESSLVLAESYAHKIWLVGDGLTEKEQLSAPRGTLFVPFSQLPPEKLRKDCFYHYTPAMKIPTSLENVYSCENWLPRRVMSAWRIAGIVHALEGWKEHECGYTMSDTDKVWQASLRHGFHPLVTSQPM is encoded by the exons ATGCTGGGTTTTCACTTGCAGTACTTCATCATGGCTCCTTGGGTCATTCACAGCACATTGTTGTTCATGGTGAATGGCGGAAAAGAAAGAGATAtaacttacttcctcatatttCCACTTATGCTTTGGAGGATGATCCACAACCAGATATGGATCACTCTTTCTCGATATCGAACAGCCAAAGGCAATGGTCGAATTCTTGACAAGGGTCTTGAATTCGATCAGGTTGACAGAGAAAGAAACTG GGATGACCAAATATTGTTCAATGGAGCCCTAATGTACCTCTCCAACCGATTGTTCTCTGGGGCTCAAAATGTACCACTTTGGAGGACAGACGGAGTTGTTTCAACAATTCTACTTCATGCTGGTCCTGTGGAGTACCTCTACTATTGGTTTCATAGAGCACTTCACCATCATTACCTCTACTCCCGCTACCATTCTCATCACCATTCCTCAATCGTTACTGAACCTATTACTT CTGTGATTCACCCATTTGCGGAGCACATAGTATATTCCTTGCTCTTCTCAATGCCACTGCTAGCAACTGTGTTCATGGGAACAGTTTCTGTCATATCCCTTGTTGGCTATCATACTTATATTGACTTCATGAATAACATGGGACACTGCAATTTTGAACTTATTCCAAACtgcctcttctctctctttcctcctcTCAAGTATCTTATGTATACCCCTTC GTTTCACTCTTTGCATCACACACAATTCAGAACCAATTACTCTCTCTTTATGCCATTTTACGACTACGTATATGGCACCATGGACAATTCTACTGATTCACTCTATGAAACTTCACTCAAGAGAGAGGAGGAATCGCCAGATATCCTTCATCTAACCCATCTAACAACACCGGAATCCATCTATCATCTACCGCTAGGGTTTGCTTCCTTGGCTTCTATACCCCACACATCAAAATGGTACCTGTGGTTGATGTGGCCTGTGACATTGTGTTACATGGTGTTAACTCGGATCTGTGGTCGTACATTTGTGGTTGAGAGGCAGTGCTTTAACAAGCTCAGATTACAAACTTGGGTTATACCCAAATACACTATGCAA TACTACTTTCGATTCCAGAAAGGAGCTATCAATAGCTTAATTGAGGAAGCCATTGTTCAAGCTGAGAAAAGGGGTGTCAAAGTTATAAGTCTCGGCCTCTTGAATCAG GGTGAGGATCTGAATAGATATGGTGGTCTCTATGTTCAAAGGCATCCTCATCTCAAAATCAAGGTTGTGGATGGAAGTAGCTTAGCAGTTGCTGTAATCCTAAACAGCATTCCAAAAGGGACAACTCAAGTTGTTTTTAGAGGTAACCTCACAAAGGTTGCTTATGCCCTTGCCTTTGCTTTGTACCAGAAGGGTATCCAg GTAGCTACATTACACGAAGATGAATATTTAAAGCTCACCAAATCATTGAGTGCCACTGAAAGTAGTTTGGTTCTTGCAGAAAGTTATGCACACAAG ATTTGGTTAGTTGGAGATGGATTGACAGAAAAAGAGCAGTTGAGTGCACCAAGAGGAACATTATTTGTTCCCTTCTCCCAACTCCCACCAGAAAAATTGCGCAAAGACTGCTTCTACCACTATACCCCAGCGATGAAGATTCCCACATCTCTTGAGAATGTTTACTCTTGTGAA AATTGGTTGCCAAGAAGGGTGATGAGTGCATGGCGTATAGCAGGCATAGTGCATGCCTTGGAAGGTTGGAAGGAGCATGAATGTGGTTACACCATGTCCGACACTGACAAAGTTTGGCAAGCAAGTCTTCGACATGGCTTCCACCCACTTGTCACCTCTCAACCGATGTAA